The following proteins come from a genomic window of Bactrocera dorsalis isolate Fly_Bdor chromosome 6, ASM2337382v1, whole genome shotgun sequence:
- the LOC125779419 gene encoding putative nuclease HARBI1 encodes MYVLDKIKDKFHCRMSSSITPILKLCAALRFFAHGSYQQAIGNEFQLGLAQPTVSLILKEIIPILENEICRTHISVDMSEEEKQQARSKFYSRSGIPNVIGCIDGTHIAIYITNKHLYLNRKGFFSINAMIACDHDMNIRFVDARYAGSTHDSFVWNNSSLKACLEAAHQNGDQNSIYLGDSGYPLSPYLLTPFRHAESGTRESIFNKKHAKARNVVERTIGVLKCRFRCLLSDRKMRYDPAKVTSVIRKRLKPSLMPLYHWNQLMKMAMVHQESAAEDKLLML; translated from the exons ATGTATGTCCTGgataaaataaaagacaaatttCATTGTCGGATGTCGTCTTCCATAACGCCCATATTAAAATTGTGTGCCGCACTCAGATTTTTTGCACATGGCAGTTACCAACAAGCTATAGGGAATGAATTTCAGTTGGGACTTGCTCAACCAACAGTTTCCCTTATTTTAAAGGAGATCATACccattttggaaaatgaaatttgtcGTACCCATATAAGCGTAGATATgagtgaagaagaaaagcagCAGGCAAGGAGCAAATTTTATTCAAGATCGGGAATACCAAATGTAATAGGCTGCATCGATGGAACCCATATTGCGATTTATATCACAAACAAACACCTCTATCTAAACAGAAAAGgattttttagcataaatgcaatgatt gcTTGTGATCATGATATGAATATCCGTTTTGTGGATGCTAGATATGCTGGTTCTACACACGATTCGTTCGTATGGAACAATAGTTCTCTAAAGGCATGTTTAGAGGCAGCGCATCAAAATGGAGATCAGAACTCTATTTATTTAG GTGACTCCGGATACCCACTAAGCCCTTATTTATTAACACCTTTCCGTCATGCAGAATCCGGAACTAGGGAgtcaatttttaataagaagCACGCGAAAGCGAGAAATGTTGTTGAACGTACGATTGGAGTTCTGAAATGCCGTTTCAGATGTCTTCTGAGTGATAGAAAAATGCGCTACGATCCTGCTAAAGTAACATCTGTGATCCGGAAGAGGCTGAAACCTTCTTTGATGCCGTTGTACCATTGGAACCAATTAATGAAAATGGCAATGGTTCACCAGGAGAGCGCCGCAGAAGACAAATTGC